From the genome of Thermaerobacter marianensis DSM 12885:
CTCCTGTCGGCCGTGGTGACGGTTTTGGTGCTGGCCTACGTCCGCGGGTTTCGTTACCTGGACGCCCTGGCCGAACTGGGGCGCCAGCCGGTGGCGGCGGAGAACCGCCTCCATCCCGGCCTGGCGGCCGGGTTCCTCCACCCGGGCCTGCGCTTCGATCTGTTCGACCAGATCTCCCTGCTGCTGTCCCTCGTCTTCGGCACCGCCGGGTTGCCCCACATCATGCACCGCTACTTTACCAGTCCCACCGGAGCCCAGGCCCGGCGGGCGACGGCTTGGGTCCTGGGGCTGGTGACCCTGTTCTACGTCCTGACCGGTGCCGTGGGCGTGGCCGCCCGGGCCATGTTGCCGGGCGGGCCGGCCGGCGGCGGTGGGGGTACGGTGGTGGAACCGGGGAGCGCGGGGCGGCAAGCGGCCGCGGAAGGTGCGCCGCCGGTTGGCGTCCCACCGCTGGACGCGGGAGCGGGGGAGGGGGCCGTGGCGGGAACCGGCATGGCGGAGGTGCCGGAGGTGGCGCTGCGGGACCCGGACATGGTCGTGCCGGCGCTGGCGTGGCGGGTGGGCGGGGACGCCGTGCTGGCCTTGGTGGCTGCGGGGGCCTTTGCCGCCATCTATTCCACCATCGGCGGGTTGCTGATCGCCGCGGCAGCGGCCATCGGCCACGACCTGTACGAGGAGCTGACCGGCGGCGGGCCGGAGCAGCGCCGGGTCCTGGTGGGGCGCCTGACCGCCGCCGGGACCGGTGGGGCGGCGCTGGCGGTGGGGCTGGCCTTCGGCCGCTGGGGGCCCGGCGGCCAGGAACCGGGCCTGTTCGCCCAGATGGTCACCTGGGCCTTCGCCGTCGCCGCCTCCGGATTCTTCCCCGTGCTGACCCTGGGGATCTGGTGGCGGGGCATGACGGCGGCTGGGGCCGTGGCGGCCATGGTGGCCGGCGGAGGGGGGAGTCTGGCGCTCATTCTGTGGGGGGTGGGGCAGCAATTGGGGTGGTGGCCCGCACCTGCGGCGGCGAGCGGGCTGGATGCCGTCCCGGCGACCTTTCCGACAGCGGTCACGCTGCCCCTGGGGTTTGCCGCAGGCGTGGCCGGTACGCTCCTGGACCGGTGCCGGCGGCGGCACCCCATCGATGAGAGCCGGCTGGACGACCTGTGGACGCGGATGCACGGTACCGCCGCCGAGCGGCAGGCGGAACGGCTTGCCCGGATCGCCCTGGCGCAACGCTGGCGGGGGTGATCCTTGCCCCACCGGAACATGCCGGAAGGTGGCCCGAGCCCTCGGCTCCGGCTTCCTTCACAGTACCAGCAGCCGGCGGAGGTGGTGAGCCCGGCGGCGGCTGACGGGTATGCGGGTTCCCTGGCGGTCGGTGAGGACCAGCTCGAACGCCCCTTTGAAATCGGGGATGAGCTCGCTCACCCGTTCCAGGTTGACCAGGTAGTGGCGGTGTGCCCGGAAAAAGCCCCGCCCCCGCAGTCGCCTTTCCATCTCCTTCAGGGTTCCCCGCGCCTGGAACTCCCGCTCGTAGGTCTTGACGCGGAGACTGCCATGGACCGCCGCGATATAGTACACGTCCGCCGGGGGCAGGAGGAGCGTCTTGAAGGCCGTATGGACGGGGATCCGGACATGGACGTCCCCAGGGTATGCGTCCGGAAAGGACGCCGCCGTCGCCGGCGGGAAAGGGCCGGTGGTGCCGGCGGTTCCGCCGGCTCCCCGTCGGGGTGCCGGGGGTGAATCGGTATGGACCCACGGGACGCCCGCGGCCTCCCCACCGGGGACGGGACCCGGGTGGCGGAAGATCCGTCGCTTAACCCGTTCCAGCGCCAGCTCCAGGCGTTCGGGGCTGACGGGTTTGAGCAGGTAATCCGCGATGCCGATGGCGAAGGCCTCGACGGCGTACTCCTCGTAGGCGGTGACCACCACCACGTGGGGGCGCTGCCCCTCGGGGAGGGTATGCAACGCCTGGGCCAGTTCGAGGCCGCTGATATCCGGCATCCGCACGTCGACGAATACGACGGCGTACGGCAAGGAAGCCGCCAGTTGCAAGGCTTCGGCCGCCGTCGCCGCCTCGCCGACCACCTCGACGTCATCCCGCCCTGCCAGCAGGTAGCGGAGCTCCTGACGCGCCGGAGCCTCGTCATCGACGATGAGCGCCCGCAGCCGGATCCCCGCCTGTGGGACCGTCACACCGCTCATGGTCTTGCTTCCCCCCTCCCCGTGACGCCCGGATCGGCCGTCCCGTGGCCGTCCGGCCTCATGTCCTCGTTCCTCCGGGCTCCCCGACCTCCGTTGGTGCCGCGGCCTGCAGCGGCAGCTCGATCTGCACCCGGGTTCCTCGTCCCGGCTGGCTCTGGATCCGACAACGCGCCTGGTCGCCGTAGAGGCGCTCAAGGCGCTCCCGGATGTTGGCGAGACCAATGCCCCGGGACTGTCGCTCCAGGGCCTGGCGCAGCCTGTGGGCGTCCATGCCGACGCCGTCGTCCGCCACGGTGATTCGCAGCCGCAGGGTGAGAGGGTCCGCCTCGATCCGCAGCTCCACC
Proteins encoded in this window:
- a CDS encoding cation acetate symporter, which encodes MSSPATVWLTLALLFSSLVLGSLARRYIQTTVDFYLAGRRIGYLANASAICGDYFSAASFLGVAAAVYAVGYDGLLYGLGFGAGFLPVLLFVAAPLRRSGAFTLPSFCGLRFASRAARLTAVALVLVIVTLYLVPQMIAAGSTWTMLVGYGLPGITPYATGVTAAAVIMTAYVVLGGMRATTWNQVVQFGVLLSAVVTVLVLAYVRGFRYLDALAELGRQPVAAENRLHPGLAAGFLHPGLRFDLFDQISLLLSLVFGTAGLPHIMHRYFTSPTGAQARRATAWVLGLVTLFYVLTGAVGVAARAMLPGGPAGGGGGTVVEPGSAGRQAAAEGAPPVGVPPLDAGAGEGAVAGTGMAEVPEVALRDPDMVVPALAWRVGGDAVLALVAAGAFAAIYSTIGGLLIAAAAAIGHDLYEELTGGGPEQRRVLVGRLTAAGTGGAALAVGLAFGRWGPGGQEPGLFAQMVTWAFAVAASGFFPVLTLGIWWRGMTAAGAVAAMVAGGGGSLALILWGVGQQLGWWPAPAAASGLDAVPATFPTAVTLPLGFAAGVAGTLLDRCRRRHPIDESRLDDLWTRMHGTAAERQAERLARIALAQRWRG
- a CDS encoding LytR/AlgR family response regulator transcription factor, producing the protein MSGVTVPQAGIRLRALIVDDEAPARQELRYLLAGRDDVEVVGEAATAAEALQLAASLPYAVVFVDVRMPDISGLELAQALHTLPEGQRPHVVVVTAYEEYAVEAFAIGIADYLLKPVSPERLELALERVKRRIFRHPGPVPGGEAAGVPWVHTDSPPAPRRGAGGTAGTTGPFPPATAASFPDAYPGDVHVRIPVHTAFKTLLLPPADVYYIAAVHGSLRVKTYEREFQARGTLKEMERRLRGRGFFRAHRHYLVNLERVSELIPDFKGAFELVLTDRQGTRIPVSRRRAHHLRRLLVL